The uncultured Desulfobulbus sp. genome window below encodes:
- a CDS encoding pyridoxamine 5'-phosphate oxidase family protein — protein MKLSQYFSNAVGTGVFSTADAAGVVNSAIYATPHIVDERNVQFIMRNRLSRANLQENGQACYLFMEKSGHGAGVRLYLRMTGEEQDEEKIRALSRRPGKVHEEAGDRFLVSFAVEKVRSLIGGEEMDLDP, from the coding sequence ATGAAACTGAGTCAATATTTTTCCAATGCTGTGGGTACCGGTGTTTTTTCAACGGCTGACGCAGCAGGCGTTGTAAACAGCGCAATCTACGCAACTCCCCATATTGTTGATGAGCGAAATGTTCAATTTATTATGCGGAATCGACTCAGCAGGGCGAATCTGCAGGAAAATGGACAGGCCTGCTATCTTTTTATGGAGAAATCGGGCCATGGTGCGGGGGTGCGCCTGTACCTGAGGATGACTGGTGAAGAGCAGGATGAAGAAAAGATCAGGGCGTTGTCAAGACGACCGGGCAAGGTGCATGAAGAGGCCGGTGATAGATTTCTGGTTTCCTTTGCGGTCGAAAAGGTGCGCTCATTGATTGGTGGGGAAGAAATGGATCTGGATCCGTAA